Proteins from one Pseudomonas grandcourensis genomic window:
- a CDS encoding penicillin-binding protein 2: protein MKLEGALFPWRFRVVLGLLGIMVAAIAWRIIDLQVVDRAFLKGQGDARSVRHIPIPAHRGLITDRNGEPLAVSTPVTTLWANAKEMQTAKEKWPALAAALGQDPKALAERLEAQANKEFIYLVRGLTPEQGQAVLDLKVPGVYGIEEFRRFYPAGEVTAHMVGFTDIDDHGKEGIELAYDEWLAGVPGKRQVIKDRRGRLIKDVQVTKNAKAGKPLALSIDLRLQYLANRELRNAIIENGAKAGSLVIMDVKTGEILAMVNQPTYNPNNRRNLQPAMMRNRAMIDVFEPGSTMKAISMSAAIETGRWKPSDTVEVYPGSLQIGKYTIKDVSKTEGPVLDLTGILINSSNVGMSKVAFDIGGETIFRLAQKVGLGQDTGLAFPGERVGNLPNYREWRKAETATLSYGYGVSVTAIQLVHAFSALANNGRLAPLTLIKTDKAPQTTQVLPEAVAKTMQGMLQQVIEAPRGVFRAQVPAYHVGGKSGTARKTSVGTKGYAENSYRSLFAGFGPMSDPRYAIVVVIDEPTKAGYFGGLVSAPVFSRVMSGTLRLMNITPDNLPPTQQANATPVVPLKANGGRG, encoded by the coding sequence ATGAAACTCGAAGGTGCACTCTTTCCTTGGCGGTTCCGCGTGGTGCTGGGTTTACTCGGTATCATGGTGGCCGCGATTGCCTGGCGCATCATCGATTTGCAAGTGGTCGACCGTGCCTTCCTTAAAGGCCAGGGCGATGCCCGCAGCGTTCGTCATATTCCAATTCCGGCTCACCGTGGTCTGATCACCGACCGTAACGGCGAGCCTTTGGCCGTGAGTACTCCGGTCACCACCCTTTGGGCCAATGCCAAGGAAATGCAAACGGCCAAAGAGAAGTGGCCAGCATTGGCCGCTGCGCTGGGGCAAGATCCTAAAGCCTTGGCCGAGCGCCTTGAGGCGCAAGCCAATAAAGAGTTCATTTACCTGGTGCGCGGGCTGACGCCTGAGCAGGGCCAGGCGGTGCTCGATCTGAAAGTGCCAGGCGTCTATGGCATCGAAGAGTTCCGCCGGTTCTATCCGGCCGGTGAAGTGACCGCGCATATGGTCGGCTTTACCGACATCGATGACCATGGAAAGGAAGGTATCGAGCTGGCCTATGACGAATGGCTGGCCGGGGTGCCGGGTAAACGACAAGTCATCAAGGACCGGCGCGGCCGGTTGATCAAGGATGTCCAGGTCACCAAAAACGCCAAGGCCGGAAAGCCCTTGGCGTTGTCCATTGACCTGCGCCTGCAATACCTGGCTAACCGCGAGTTGCGTAACGCGATCATCGAGAACGGCGCCAAGGCCGGCAGCCTGGTGATCATGGACGTGAAGACCGGCGAGATTCTCGCGATGGTCAACCAGCCGACCTACAACCCGAACAACCGTCGCAACCTGCAGCCGGCGATGATGCGTAACCGCGCGATGATCGACGTGTTCGAGCCAGGCTCGACCATGAAAGCGATCTCGATGAGCGCCGCCATCGAAACCGGCCGCTGGAAACCGAGCGACACCGTCGAGGTGTATCCGGGCTCCCTGCAGATTGGCAAGTACACCATCAAGGACGTGTCGAAGACCGAAGGTCCGGTGCTCGACCTGACCGGCATCCTGATCAATTCCAGTAACGTCGGCATGAGCAAGGTCGCGTTCGATATCGGCGGCGAAACGATTTTCCGTCTGGCGCAGAAAGTCGGTCTCGGCCAGGACACCGGCCTGGCCTTCCCGGGCGAGCGCGTCGGCAACCTGCCGAACTACCGCGAGTGGCGCAAGGCCGAGACGGCGACGCTGTCCTATGGCTACGGTGTTTCCGTGACCGCGATCCAGTTGGTCCATGCCTTCTCGGCCCTGGCCAACAACGGTCGCCTCGCACCGCTGACCCTGATCAAGACCGACAAGGCGCCACAAACCACCCAGGTGCTGCCGGAGGCGGTCGCGAAAACCATGCAAGGCATGCTGCAGCAAGTGATCGAGGCCCCGCGCGGTGTATTCCGTGCGCAGGTGCCGGCGTATCACGTGGGCGGCAAGTCGGGTACTGCGCGTAAAACCTCGGTCGGTACCAAGGGTTACGCCGAGAACTCCTACCGTTCGCTGTTCGCCGGCTTCGGCCCGATGAGCGATCCGCGTTACGCCATAGTGGTCGTAATCGACGAGCCGACCAAGGCCGGTTACTTCGGTGGCCTGGTTTCCGCGCCGGTGTTCAGCCGCGTGATGTCGGGCACCCTGCGTCTGATGAACATTACCCCGGACAACCTGCCACCTACACAACAAGCGAACGCAACACCGGTCGTTCCGCTGAAAGCCAATGGAGGGCGCGGCTGA
- the ftsL gene encoding cell division protein FtsL — MSKLFAKPLPGGSFFMLLLFVGVLVSAIGVSYSAHWNRQLLNSLYNELSVRDKAQAEWGRLILEQSTWTAHSRIEVLATEQLKMHIPGAADVKMVAP; from the coding sequence GTGAGCAAGCTTTTCGCCAAGCCATTGCCCGGCGGAAGCTTCTTCATGCTGCTGCTGTTTGTCGGCGTACTCGTGTCGGCCATCGGCGTGTCCTACAGCGCCCACTGGAACCGTCAGCTATTGAATTCGCTGTACAACGAACTGAGCGTGCGCGACAAGGCGCAGGCGGAGTGGGGCCGGTTGATTCTGGAGCAGAGCACCTGGACCGCCCACAGCCGTATCGAAGTGCTGGCTACTGAACAGCTGAAAATGCACATCCCCGGTGCTGCTGACGTGAAGATGGTGGCGCCATGA
- the rsmH gene encoding 16S rRNA (cytosine(1402)-N(4))-methyltransferase RsmH, with protein sequence MDSGFNHITVLLDEAVEALAVRPDGCYLDGTFGRGGHSRLILSQLGPDGRLLGFDKDPQAIATGQTLAAEDGRFVVVQRSFAELGSEVAERGLAGKVSGVLLDLGVSSPQLDDPERGFSFLNDGPLDMRMDPSRGISAAEFVNTAPVEEIARVFKEYGEERFSGRMARAVAERRDIKPFERTGDLAEVLKVANPAWEKGKNPATRAFQGLRIHVNNELGDLETGLEAALECLEVGGRLVVISFHSLEDRIVKLFMRKLVKGEADNLPRNLPVRHVAFEPKIKIHGKAQTASDAELKANPRSRSAVMRVAEKLR encoded by the coding sequence ATTGATAGCGGCTTTAACCACATCACCGTACTGCTTGACGAAGCCGTCGAGGCTCTCGCCGTACGTCCTGATGGCTGCTATCTGGACGGCACGTTCGGGCGCGGCGGACACAGCCGGTTGATCCTCAGCCAGCTCGGTCCCGATGGTCGGTTGCTCGGATTCGATAAAGATCCACAAGCGATTGCCACCGGGCAGACGCTAGCGGCCGAAGACGGCCGCTTTGTCGTTGTGCAGCGCAGCTTTGCCGAGCTCGGTTCGGAAGTCGCCGAACGCGGCCTGGCCGGCAAGGTCAGCGGCGTTCTGCTGGATCTGGGCGTGTCTTCGCCACAGCTCGACGACCCGGAGCGCGGCTTCAGCTTCCTCAACGACGGCCCGCTGGACATGCGCATGGATCCGTCCCGTGGCATCAGCGCCGCCGAATTCGTCAACACCGCGCCTGTAGAAGAAATCGCCCGGGTGTTCAAGGAATACGGCGAAGAGCGTTTCTCCGGCCGCATGGCCCGTGCCGTGGCCGAGCGCCGCGACATCAAGCCATTCGAGCGCACCGGTGACCTGGCCGAAGTCCTGAAGGTCGCCAACCCGGCGTGGGAAAAGGGCAAGAACCCTGCAACCCGCGCCTTCCAGGGATTGCGTATTCACGTCAACAACGAACTGGGTGATCTGGAAACCGGCCTCGAAGCCGCTCTGGAATGCCTGGAAGTGGGCGGTCGCCTGGTGGTGATCAGCTTCCATTCGCTGGAAGACCGTATCGTCAAACTGTTCATGCGCAAGCTGGTCAAAGGCGAAGCCGACAACCTGCCGCGCAACCTGCCGGTTCGGCATGTCGCCTTCGAACCGAAAATCAAAATCCATGGCAAAGCGCAGACGGCCTCCGACGCCGAACTCAAAGCCAACCCACGTTCGCGTAGCGCTGTCATGCGTGTGGCGGAGAAGCTGCGGTGA
- the mraZ gene encoding division/cell wall cluster transcriptional repressor MraZ: protein MFRGANAISLDAKGRLAMPSRYRDELDSRSSGQLIVTIDAVDPCLCVYPLDEWEIIETKLRALPSLREENRRLQRLLIGNAVDLELDGSGRFLVPPRLREYAKLDKRAMLVGQLNKFQLWDEDAWNAVSAADLAAIQQPGAMPEELRDLIL from the coding sequence GTGTTTCGCGGAGCCAACGCTATCAGTCTCGATGCAAAGGGCCGTCTCGCAATGCCGAGCCGGTACCGTGACGAGCTCGATTCGCGCAGCTCCGGTCAGTTAATCGTGACAATTGATGCCGTTGATCCTTGTTTGTGTGTTTACCCCCTCGATGAGTGGGAAATTATTGAAACCAAACTGCGCGCACTGCCTTCGCTTCGCGAAGAGAACCGCCGCCTGCAACGTTTACTGATTGGTAATGCCGTCGACCTCGAGCTCGATGGCAGTGGTCGTTTTCTGGTTCCGCCGCGTCTTCGTGAATATGCCAAGTTGGATAAGCGCGCAATGTTGGTAGGCCAACTGAACAAGTTCCAATTGTGGGACGAGGATGCCTGGAACGCGGTTTCTGCCGCTGACCTGGCTGCCATACAACAACCGGGCGCGATGCCTGAAGAACTGCGTGATTTGATCCTGTGA
- the rsmI gene encoding 16S rRNA (cytidine(1402)-2'-O)-methyltransferase: protein MATFTDHEVCALTAPGALNSAAGSLYVVATPIGNLDDISARALKILREVALIAAEDTRHSQRLMQHFGISTPLAACHEHNERDEGSRFITRLLAGDNVALISDAGTPLISDPGYHLVRQARAAGINVVPVPGACALIAALSAAGLPSDRFIFEGFLPAKAVGRRARLEQVKEEPRTLIFYEAPHRILECLQDMELVFGPERPALLARELTKTFETLKGLPLAELREFVESDSNQQRGECVVLVAGWSAPEEEGAVSSEAMRILNLLLEEMPLKRAAALAAQITGERKNVLYQIALDQQKGE, encoded by the coding sequence ATGGCGACTTTTACCGATCATGAGGTGTGCGCTTTGACTGCTCCAGGTGCTTTGAATTCCGCTGCTGGCTCGCTTTATGTGGTGGCGACGCCCATCGGCAACCTGGATGACATCAGTGCGCGGGCGCTGAAGATTCTGCGTGAAGTGGCCTTGATCGCCGCGGAAGACACCCGTCATTCCCAGCGCTTGATGCAACACTTCGGTATCTCGACGCCATTGGCGGCCTGCCATGAGCACAACGAGCGTGATGAAGGTAGTCGCTTTATCACTCGCCTGCTTGCCGGTGACAACGTGGCGTTGATTTCCGATGCCGGGACGCCGCTGATTTCCGATCCGGGTTATCACTTGGTGCGGCAGGCCCGGGCGGCGGGCATCAATGTGGTGCCGGTTCCGGGTGCCTGCGCGTTGATTGCCGCGCTGTCGGCGGCAGGGCTACCTTCCGACCGATTCATTTTCGAAGGTTTCCTCCCGGCCAAGGCCGTGGGGCGGCGTGCGCGTCTCGAACAGGTAAAGGAAGAGCCTCGCACATTGATCTTCTATGAAGCTCCACACCGCATCCTCGAATGCCTGCAAGACATGGAGCTGGTGTTCGGTCCCGAGCGCCCGGCGCTGCTTGCCCGTGAGCTGACCAAGACGTTTGAGACCCTCAAGGGGCTGCCGCTGGCTGAGCTGCGCGAGTTCGTCGAGTCGGACAGCAACCAGCAGCGTGGCGAGTGCGTGGTGCTGGTGGCGGGCTGGTCCGCGCCCGAGGAGGAAGGTGCCGTCAGCAGCGAGGCGATGCGCATCCTCAACCTGTTGCTCGAAGAAATGCCGCTCAAGCGTGCGGCGGCATTGGCGGCGCAAATCACCGGCGAGCGAAAGAATGTGCTGTACCAGATCGCGCTGGATCAGCAGAAGGGCGAGTAA
- a CDS encoding penicillin-binding protein activator, with product MIACLRLLSALCLAALLAACASSPSSSLGELPRTPDASIEQLLEKASQSKSPEDAALLRLSAADLAYHQGNAGQSAQILQQVPVEQLKPGPQIFANTLAAELAMTRNQPKAALAALSHPSLQYLSELPVEQQVRTGTVHARALEADGQTLAAARERIFIAPMLKGEAASKNHEAIWTLIASLPTNQLQPNTTDDLGGWMALALAVKSAGTLEQQQAAIDNWRAQNPKHPAAVQLPQPLTQLKELASQPLSKIALLLPQDGQLASVGKALRDGFMAAHYQAQQAGQKPPAIEFYDSSRLTSMDEFYRKAQADGVQLVVGPLEKPLVKQLSTRPQLPITTLALNYSEGDQGPAQLFQFGLAAEDEAREVSRRARADGLHRAAIMVPKGEWGDRVLKAFSQDWQANGGTIVATERVDQPVQLAQQIADMFQLRQSEGRAKSLQSTVGSQVAAQPSRRQDIEFIFLAATPQQAQQIKPTLNFQYAGDVPVYATSHVFSASGDVNQYNDMNGIRFCETPWLLDANDPLRRQVTAQWPQAAGSLGRLYAMGVDAYRLAPRLGQLKSLPDSRIDGESGSLGMSQSQRVVRQLPWAEFTNGQIQRLPDTAR from the coding sequence ATGATCGCTTGCCTGCGGCTGTTATCTGCCCTCTGCCTCGCTGCCTTGCTGGCGGCTTGCGCCAGCTCGCCCTCGTCCAGCCTTGGCGAACTTCCACGGACACCGGATGCCAGTATCGAGCAACTGCTTGAGAAGGCCTCCCAAAGCAAATCACCGGAAGATGCCGCCTTGCTGCGCTTGAGCGCTGCCGACCTGGCCTATCACCAGGGCAATGCCGGCCAGTCCGCGCAAATCCTGCAACAGGTTCCTGTCGAACAGCTCAAGCCGGGGCCACAGATTTTCGCCAATACCCTGGCGGCTGAACTGGCCATGACCCGCAACCAGCCCAAGGCCGCGCTGGCCGCCTTGAGCCATCCAAGCCTGCAATACTTGAGCGAACTGCCGGTCGAACAACAGGTCCGCACCGGCACCGTTCACGCCCGCGCACTTGAAGCCGATGGCCAGACCCTCGCCGCCGCCCGCGAGCGCATTTTCATCGCCCCGATGCTCAAAGGCGAAGCTGCGAGCAAAAACCACGAAGCCATCTGGACTCTGATCGCCTCGCTGCCGACCAATCAGCTGCAGCCAAACACCACCGACGATCTCGGCGGCTGGATGGCCCTGGCGCTGGCGGTGAAATCCGCCGGCACCCTGGAGCAACAACAGGCCGCCATCGACAACTGGCGCGCGCAGAATCCGAAGCACCCGGCAGCCGTTCAATTGCCGCAGCCACTGACCCAACTCAAGGAGCTGGCCAGCCAGCCCCTGAGCAAGATCGCCTTGCTGCTGCCTCAGGACGGCCAACTGGCCTCGGTCGGCAAGGCACTGCGCGACGGCTTCATGGCCGCTCACTACCAGGCCCAACAGGCCGGGCAGAAACCACCCGCCATCGAGTTCTATGACAGCTCGCGCCTGACCTCCATGGACGAGTTCTACCGCAAGGCCCAGGCCGATGGCGTACAACTGGTCGTCGGCCCGCTGGAAAAGCCGCTGGTCAAACAGCTGAGCACTCGCCCGCAATTGCCGATCACTACCCTGGCGCTCAATTACAGCGAAGGCGATCAAGGCCCGGCGCAGTTGTTCCAGTTCGGCCTTGCCGCTGAAGACGAAGCCCGCGAAGTGTCGCGCCGCGCTCGCGCCGACGGCCTGCACCGCGCAGCCATCATGGTGCCGAAAGGTGAATGGGGCGACCGCGTGCTCAAGGCGTTCAGCCAGGATTGGCAAGCCAATGGCGGCACCATCGTCGCCACCGAACGCGTCGACCAGCCGGTCCAGCTGGCCCAGCAGATTGCCGACATGTTCCAGCTGCGTCAGAGCGAAGGTCGCGCCAAGAGCCTGCAAAGCACCGTTGGCTCGCAAGTGGCTGCCCAGCCATCGCGCCGCCAGGACATCGAGTTCATTTTCCTCGCTGCAACGCCGCAACAGGCCCAGCAGATCAAACCGACCCTGAACTTCCAGTACGCAGGCGATGTTCCGGTCTACGCCACCTCCCACGTGTTCAGCGCCAGCGGTGACGTCAACCAGTACAACGACATGAATGGCATTCGCTTCTGCGAGACACCATGGTTGCTGGACGCCAATGATCCACTGCGCCGCCAGGTCACCGCCCAGTGGCCACAAGCCGCCGGCAGCCTGGGGCGCCTGTATGCCATGGGTGTGGACGCCTATCGCCTGGCGCCACGCCTGGGCCAGCTCAAGTCACTGCCGGACAGCCGCATCGACGGCGAGTCGGGCAGCCTTGGCATGTCTCAGAGCCAGCGGGTCGTGCGCCAGTTGCCATGGGCCGAGTTCACCAATGGCCAGATTCAGCGCCTGCCGGACACCGCTCGCTGA
- a CDS encoding YraN family protein, whose amino-acid sequence MPDRSRQQSGKDAERHALEHLQQQGLRLLAQNWLCKRGELDLVMLDGDTVVFVEVRYRKNTQWGGALDSIDERKRQKLIFAAQYFLQREPRWANSPCRFDVIAIDSNLDQLNWLQNAFDG is encoded by the coding sequence ATGCCCGACAGGTCACGCCAGCAAAGCGGCAAGGATGCCGAGCGCCATGCGCTCGAGCATCTTCAACAACAGGGTCTGCGCCTGCTGGCGCAGAACTGGTTGTGTAAACGCGGCGAGCTTGATCTGGTCATGCTAGATGGCGATACAGTAGTATTCGTTGAAGTCCGCTACAGAAAAAATACTCAATGGGGCGGCGCGCTCGATAGCATCGATGAGCGCAAACGGCAAAAACTGATTTTCGCCGCGCAATATTTTCTTCAGCGCGAGCCGCGCTGGGCCAATTCCCCTTGCCGCTTCGACGTGATTGCCATCGACAGCAACCTCGATCAATTGAACTGGCTACAGAATGCCTTCGACGGCTGA
- a CDS encoding phosphoheptose isomerase has translation MDMQSRIRQLFQASIDTKQQAMEVLAPHIEQASQVMVNALLNEGKMLSCGNGGSAGDAQHFSSELLNRFERERPSLPAIALTTDSSTITSIANDYSYNEIFSKQIRALGQPGDVLLAISTSGNSANIIQAIQAAHDREMIVVAMTGRDGGGMASLLLPEDVEIRVPANVTARIQEVHLLAIHCLCDLIDSQLFGSEE, from the coding sequence ATGGACATGCAATCCCGAATTCGCCAGCTTTTTCAGGCCAGTATCGACACCAAGCAACAGGCGATGGAAGTACTTGCACCGCACATCGAGCAAGCCAGCCAGGTCATGGTCAACGCCCTGCTCAACGAAGGCAAAATGCTTTCCTGCGGCAACGGCGGCTCTGCCGGCGATGCCCAGCACTTCTCGTCCGAGCTGCTCAATCGCTTCGAACGCGAGCGCCCGAGCCTGCCAGCCATCGCCCTGACGACCGACAGCTCGACGATCACCTCGATCGCCAACGACTACAGCTACAACGAAATATTCTCCAAACAGATCCGTGCACTCGGCCAACCGGGCGATGTGTTGTTGGCTATCTCCACCAGCGGCAACTCGGCCAACATAATTCAAGCGATCCAGGCCGCACATGATCGCGAAATGATTGTCGTAGCTATGACGGGACGTGATGGCGGCGGCATGGCGTCGCTGCTGTTGCCCGAGGACGTCGAGATTCGCGTACCGGCCAACGTCACCGCTCGTATTCAAGAAGTCCACCTGCTGGCGATCCACTGCCTTTGCGACTTGATCGACAGCCAATTGTTCGGGAGTGAAGAATGA
- a CDS encoding BON domain-containing protein yields MTPNRLGLLALTLCLGISGCTSVVTASREAPIEDDRGTRTLGSKIDDSLIDTKVGVNVAKADPALDKDSHIVVTSFNGVVLLAGQTPRADLKAKAEQAAAAVQRVKQVHNELQVLPPSSLLARQNDTWLTTKIKAQMLTDANIPGSRIKVVTENGIVYMLGLLTKQEAAQATNLVQGVSGVQKIVKLFEYID; encoded by the coding sequence ATGACCCCTAATCGCCTTGGCCTACTGGCCTTGACCCTGTGCCTCGGCATCAGCGGCTGCACCTCGGTGGTGACCGCCAGCCGTGAAGCACCGATTGAAGATGACCGCGGCACTCGCACACTCGGCAGCAAGATCGACGATTCCCTGATCGACACCAAGGTTGGCGTGAACGTCGCCAAGGCCGACCCGGCCCTGGATAAGGATTCGCACATCGTCGTCACCAGCTTCAACGGTGTCGTGCTGCTGGCCGGGCAAACGCCACGCGCTGACCTCAAGGCCAAGGCCGAACAGGCCGCCGCCGCTGTCCAGCGCGTGAAACAGGTACACAACGAACTGCAAGTCCTGCCACCCTCCTCGTTGCTGGCACGCCAGAACGACACCTGGCTGACCACCAAGATCAAGGCCCAGATGCTCACCGATGCGAACATCCCTGGCTCGCGCATCAAGGTTGTCACTGAAAACGGCATCGTCTACATGCTGGGCCTGCTGACCAAGCAGGAAGCGGCGCAGGCGACCAACCTGGTTCAGGGCGTTTCCGGCGTGCAGAAGATTGTGAAGTTGTTCGAGTACATCGACTGA
- a CDS encoding ClpXP protease specificity-enhancing factor — translation MNSSRPYLVRALYEWIVDNDCTPHMLVNSEYPSVQVPQGFASDGQIVLNVSPQAVRHLHMDNEAVSFEGRFGGVPHTLYVPIASILGIYARENGQGMVFDLESPMGEDDEIEPDDDLPPPDSEPPRPSGRPSLKVVK, via the coding sequence ATGAACTCCAGTCGACCTTATCTGGTCCGTGCGCTCTATGAGTGGATTGTGGACAACGATTGCACCCCGCACATGCTGGTCAATTCCGAGTATCCGTCGGTGCAGGTGCCTCAGGGGTTTGCCAGTGACGGACAGATCGTCCTGAACGTATCGCCGCAAGCCGTGCGTCATTTGCACATGGATAACGAGGCGGTCAGTTTCGAAGGGCGCTTTGGTGGCGTACCGCACACCTTGTACGTGCCAATTGCTTCGATCCTGGGTATCTACGCCCGGGAGAATGGCCAGGGCATGGTGTTCGATCTGGAATCGCCGATGGGCGAGGATGACGAGATCGAACCGGATGATGATCTACCGCCACCCGACAGTGAGCCACCGCGTCCAAGCGGTCGCCCAAGTCTGAAAGTGGTGAAGTAA
- a CDS encoding glutathione S-transferase N-terminal domain-containing protein: protein MGVTNRLACYSDPADHYSHRVRIVLAEKGVSAEIIYVEAGRQPPKLIEVNPYGSLPTLVDRDLALWESTVVMEYLDERYPHPPLLPVYPVARANSRLLIHRIQRDWCGLVDLILDSRTKEAARVVARKELRESLTGVSPLFADKPFFLSEEQSLVDCCLLPILWRLPILGIELPRPAKPLLDYMERSFAREAFQASLSGVERDMR, encoded by the coding sequence ATGGGCGTGACCAATCGGTTGGCCTGTTACTCCGACCCCGCCGACCACTATTCCCACCGAGTGCGCATCGTACTGGCAGAGAAGGGTGTCAGCGCCGAGATCATTTACGTGGAGGCTGGTCGCCAGCCACCTAAACTGATTGAAGTGAACCCTTATGGCAGTCTGCCCACACTGGTCGATCGCGACCTGGCGTTGTGGGAGTCGACTGTGGTGATGGAATATCTGGATGAGCGTTACCCGCACCCGCCCTTACTGCCGGTTTATCCTGTGGCGCGTGCCAACAGTCGTCTGCTGATTCATCGTATTCAGCGTGACTGGTGTGGCCTGGTGGATCTGATCCTGGATTCACGGACCAAGGAAGCAGCCCGCGTTGTCGCTCGTAAAGAGCTGCGCGAAAGCCTGACGGGTGTGTCGCCGTTGTTCGCTGACAAGCCATTTTTCCTCAGCGAGGAACAAAGTCTGGTGGATTGCTGCCTATTGCCAATACTCTGGCGATTGCCGATTTTGGGTATAGAACTGCCGCGGCCGGCCAAGCCGCTGCTTGATTACATGGAGCGCTCGTTTGCGCGTGAGGCTTTCCAGGCAAGTCTGTCTGGCGTCGAACGCGACATGCGCTAA
- a CDS encoding cytochrome c1, giving the protein MKKLFAVLMLAALPVFAFAAEHGGPELEKVDIDVSDKAAMQDGARTFANYCMGCHSAKFQRYERVADDLGIPHELMLEKLMFTGAKIGDHMSIGMQPADAKAWFGAAPPDLTLVARVRGTDWLYGYLRSFYEDPARPWGVNNKVFPNVGMPNVLAGLQGRQVVGCKQVQIVEDGKKQFDPLTGTPLTHEACDQLTIVPKSGALTAEQFDEKVKNLVTFLAYSANPVKLQHQRIGTYVLLYLAFFFVFAYLLKREYWKDVH; this is encoded by the coding sequence ATGAAAAAACTATTTGCTGTATTGATGCTTGCTGCGCTGCCAGTGTTTGCTTTCGCAGCTGAACACGGTGGCCCCGAGCTGGAAAAAGTCGACATCGATGTTTCCGATAAAGCAGCCATGCAGGACGGCGCGCGTACGTTCGCCAACTACTGCATGGGTTGCCACAGTGCCAAGTTTCAACGCTACGAGCGTGTTGCCGACGACCTGGGCATTCCCCATGAGTTGATGCTCGAGAAGCTGATGTTCACTGGCGCCAAGATCGGCGACCACATGAGCATCGGCATGCAGCCTGCGGACGCCAAGGCCTGGTTTGGTGCGGCGCCGCCGGACCTGACCCTGGTTGCTCGTGTTCGCGGCACCGATTGGCTCTACGGTTACCTGAGGTCGTTCTACGAAGATCCTGCGCGCCCATGGGGCGTGAACAACAAGGTCTTCCCGAACGTGGGCATGCCTAACGTCCTGGCCGGCCTGCAAGGTCGCCAGGTGGTTGGTTGCAAGCAGGTTCAGATCGTCGAAGACGGCAAGAAGCAATTTGATCCGTTGACCGGCACGCCATTGACTCATGAAGCGTGCGATCAACTGACCATCGTGCCGAAAAGCGGTGCCCTGACTGCAGAGCAGTTCGATGAGAAGGTCAAGAATCTGGTAACCTTCCTGGCTTACTCGGCTAACCCGGTTAAGCTGCAACATCAGCGCATCGGTACGTACGTATTGTTGTACCTGGCGTTCTTCTTCGTCTTCGCTTACCTGCTCAAGCGCGAATACTGGAAAGACGTGCACTGA